In Paenibacillus sp. 1781tsa1, one DNA window encodes the following:
- a CDS encoding ABC transporter ATP-binding protein, whose amino-acid sequence MTVAGFIGRLFRFRPFLFVINGLLWCIFHSLPLAIGIGMQWFFDRTTVGSNDYMWLAVPLIFIALVRMARVGTFFVAFYAWVTYLYHVQAILRTNMLAAIMRWPGRNLPASPGEAMSRFRDDVDEVVEYVESWVDFWGRLVFAIVSIVIMANINWQITLVAVLPLVAVTLLNNLSGNRARKYAQVNREATGRITSFIAETFGAVQALKLGQAEENVSSRFNQLNEDRRQAALRDNLFKQWMRSMNQHVLSICTGLILLMCAAEMKAGNFTVGDFALFTSYLANIGFSISLFGYMVFQHKRLKVSYDRMRKLFRPGEEDQIMDSREIYLYEDPPELVSEQRDPKEKLQSLEVNNLTYQYPNSENGIQEISFRLKRGQFLVITGRIGSGKSTLVRTLLGLLPKQKGDIHWNGAAVDPATFLMPPRAAYTPQVPRLFSDTLKENIVQGKQGNMEQALEKAIRLAVMEKDIKHLDQGLETPVGPRGVMLSGGQIQRAATGRMLMTEADLFIFDDLSSALDMETEQQVWEGLFQEPDVTCIAVSHRRAALSKADHIIVMKDGRIEAEGSLAELLATNEEMQLLWQGEQTPAKVG is encoded by the coding sequence ATGACTGTAGCAGGATTTATAGGCCGTTTGTTTCGATTCAGGCCATTCTTGTTTGTAATCAACGGATTGTTATGGTGTATATTTCATTCCTTGCCGCTAGCCATTGGTATTGGGATGCAGTGGTTTTTTGATCGCACAACAGTGGGGTCAAATGACTATATGTGGCTCGCTGTGCCGCTTATCTTTATTGCTTTGGTCCGAATGGCTCGGGTGGGTACATTTTTTGTAGCTTTCTATGCATGGGTTACGTATCTGTATCATGTTCAGGCGATTTTGCGAACCAACATGCTCGCAGCTATTATGCGCTGGCCGGGCCGTAATCTTCCGGCTTCACCAGGGGAAGCGATGAGTCGCTTTCGGGATGATGTGGATGAAGTCGTCGAGTATGTAGAATCATGGGTGGATTTCTGGGGACGGCTCGTATTCGCTATTGTGTCCATCGTCATTATGGCGAACATTAATTGGCAGATCACGTTGGTTGCTGTGCTGCCATTGGTAGCTGTGACCTTACTCAACAACCTGTCGGGGAATCGGGCCCGGAAGTATGCACAGGTTAATCGTGAAGCGACTGGGCGAATTACCAGTTTTATTGCGGAAACGTTTGGAGCTGTGCAAGCCCTGAAACTTGGTCAGGCGGAAGAGAACGTCTCTTCACGTTTTAACCAGTTGAATGAGGATCGTCGTCAGGCTGCACTCCGGGACAATCTGTTTAAGCAGTGGATGAGATCAATGAATCAGCATGTATTAAGTATCTGTACCGGACTGATTCTACTGATGTGTGCCGCTGAGATGAAAGCAGGGAACTTTACGGTAGGTGATTTTGCCCTATTCACGAGTTATCTGGCTAATATCGGATTTAGCATTTCACTGTTTGGTTATATGGTGTTTCAACACAAAAGGCTCAAGGTATCCTATGATCGCATGCGTAAGCTATTCCGCCCAGGGGAAGAAGACCAGATCATGGATTCGAGAGAAATCTATCTGTATGAGGATCCCCCGGAGCTCGTAAGTGAACAGAGAGATCCCAAGGAGAAATTGCAATCTCTTGAGGTTAACAATCTGACTTATCAATATCCGAATTCGGAAAATGGCATACAAGAGATCAGTTTTCGCCTGAAACGAGGACAATTTCTGGTCATTACAGGACGGATCGGATCAGGTAAATCAACGCTCGTACGAACACTTCTTGGACTGTTACCCAAGCAAAAAGGGGACATTCACTGGAATGGAGCAGCTGTTGATCCAGCCACGTTCCTGATGCCGCCTAGAGCAGCGTATACGCCACAAGTGCCAAGACTGTTCAGTGATACGTTAAAAGAAAATATCGTCCAGGGCAAACAGGGTAACATGGAGCAAGCCCTTGAAAAAGCCATTCGTCTAGCTGTGATGGAGAAGGATATCAAACATCTGGATCAGGGGCTTGAGACCCCGGTTGGTCCAAGAGGGGTGATGCTGTCAGGCGGGCAGATTCAACGGGCGGCTACAGGGCGCATGTTAATGACCGAGGCGGACTTGTTTATCTTTGACGATCTGTCCAGTGCACTGGATATGGAGACTGAACAACAAGTATGGGAAGGGCTGTTCCAAGAGCCGGATGTCACCTGCATCGCGGTTTCTCACCGCAGGGCAGCACTTTCCAAAGCAGATCATATTATCGTGATGAAAGATGGACGCATTGAAGCTGAGGGAAGCTTGGCCGAATTGCTTGCCACCAATGAAGAGATGCAACTGCTGTGGCAAGGAGAACAAACTCCCGCCAAAGTAGGATAG
- the cyoE gene encoding heme o synthase — translation MKTLNNGSQTNISLEYSSIPKVFFDTIKIGIIKSNLIAMFAGLSLALYVFDASILANIVPIILSFIGSSLIIGAAGVFNNLYDRDIDAIMERTKTRPTVTGRVDTKSGLILGIAITIIGGIMLYIASPSAAVFGILGLLLYVFPYTMWTKRTTIYNTEVGSLSGAVPPLIGWAAISPELGHFEIWALVVTMLLWQMPHFYGIAIRRFDEYKAAGVPMLPVVKGIRRTYIQTNVYLVLLLISSFLFWPMSPFVAIVAFLVTLAWLILSVATFDRKETEKWSKRMFIFSINHITIIFLVIIAYSLIAQMMR, via the coding sequence TTGAAAACATTGAACAATGGTTCACAGACCAATATCAGCCTGGAGTATAGCTCGATTCCGAAAGTATTCTTCGATACGATCAAAATCGGAATCATCAAGTCCAACCTGATCGCCATGTTTGCGGGTTTAAGTTTGGCTTTATATGTATTTGATGCTTCAATCTTAGCTAATATTGTACCAATCATCCTTTCCTTCATCGGGTCTTCCCTCATTATTGGGGCAGCAGGGGTGTTTAACAACTTGTATGATCGCGATATTGACGCGATTATGGAACGCACGAAGACACGTCCTACCGTTACGGGACGCGTAGATACCAAGTCGGGTCTAATTCTCGGTATTGCAATCACCATCATCGGGGGCATCATGCTGTACATCGCTTCCCCATCTGCTGCCGTATTCGGTATTTTGGGACTGTTGCTTTACGTTTTCCCTTACACGATGTGGACCAAACGTACAACGATCTACAACACGGAAGTGGGAAGTCTTTCAGGTGCTGTGCCTCCGCTCATCGGTTGGGCAGCCATCTCACCGGAACTGGGTCATTTTGAGATCTGGGCATTGGTCGTAACGATGCTCCTATGGCAAATGCCTCACTTCTACGGCATTGCAATTCGTCGTTTTGACGAATACAAGGCTGCTGGCGTTCCCATGTTGCCTGTCGTTAAAGGCATCAGACGGACATACATTCAGACGAATGTGTATCTGGTACTTTTACTGATATCCAGCTTTTTATTCTGGCCAATGAGTCCTTTTGTCGCTATTGTGGCATTTCTGGTTACCTTAGCCTGGCTCATTCTCAGTGTTGCTACCTTTGATCGGAAAGAAACGGAAAAATGGTCCAAACGGATGTTTATCTTCTCCATTAACCATATCACTATTATCTTCTTGGTCATCATTGCGTATTCCTTGATTGCTCAAATGATGAGATAA
- a CDS encoding NAD(P)/FAD-dependent oxidoreductase → MSNTNQLLDVLIIGGGPAGLNAALVLGRARKNVVVIDDETPRNWVTRETHGFVTRDGASPREFRKAAKEQIAAYPSVQFASDTATEVTGSDGNFVIKTTQGASYRTKKILFAVGKKDLPLDINGLTEVYGKSAFVCPYCDGWELRDQSLVIIVSGDKALHMAKVISGWTDRYTICTNGSDSLTDEQREELKQHHVTVFDAPVQSIESEDGMVKQVVLNDGTAIPCTGVFFQPKLFTGSELPKAIGCEITESGTVIVDAAGKTSVAGVYSSGDAASELYQAITAASLGALSAVSINTELNFEKWDERSHH, encoded by the coding sequence ATGAGTAATACGAATCAACTCTTGGATGTACTTATTATTGGTGGAGGACCAGCGGGGCTTAATGCAGCCCTTGTACTCGGCAGGGCCCGTAAGAACGTTGTAGTCATCGACGATGAGACACCGCGAAACTGGGTCACAAGGGAGACTCATGGGTTTGTGACGAGAGATGGGGCTAGTCCTCGTGAATTTCGCAAAGCAGCCAAAGAGCAGATTGCAGCATACCCTTCAGTTCAATTTGCATCCGATACGGCAACAGAGGTAACAGGTAGCGATGGTAATTTTGTAATCAAGACTACACAGGGGGCAAGCTACCGTACGAAAAAGATTTTGTTTGCAGTAGGTAAGAAAGATCTGCCTCTGGATATTAATGGATTGACAGAGGTTTATGGCAAAAGTGCGTTTGTGTGTCCATATTGTGATGGATGGGAGCTAAGAGACCAGTCGCTTGTCATCATCGTTAGTGGGGATAAGGCATTACATATGGCAAAAGTCATATCCGGCTGGACAGATCGTTATACGATCTGTACGAATGGATCAGATTCCTTAACCGATGAGCAACGTGAAGAGTTGAAACAGCATCATGTTACTGTATTCGATGCACCGGTTCAATCCATTGAATCTGAAGATGGAATGGTAAAGCAAGTTGTACTGAATGATGGTACAGCTATTCCATGCACGGGAGTCTTCTTCCAACCCAAACTGTTCACCGGATCAGAACTGCCGAAGGCCATCGGCTGTGAAATTACAGAATCAGGAACAGTTATCGTTGATGCCGCTGGCAAAACATCCGTAGCGGGTGTATATAGTTCTGGTGATGCAGCATCCGAGTTGTATCAGGCCATTACGGCTGCTTCTCTGGGGGCGTTATCTGCGGTAAGTATTAATACTGAATTGAATTTCGAGAAGTGGGATGAGCGAAGTCATCATTAG
- a CDS encoding bifunctional cytochrome P450/NADPH--P450 reductase — MNNTPYIPQPKMYGPLGNLPLIDKNKPTLSLGALAEQYGPIYRLTVPGYSGLIVSGPDLVAELCDVSRFDKFVYNELENVRAFGGDGLFTSRTSEPNWKKAHNILLPTFSKQAMKGYHPMMVDIAEQLINKWARLNSNDTIDLADDMTRLTLDTIGLCGFNYRFNSFYRQDHSPFIESMVRALNEAMQKSSRLKIQNLLMVKTKRQFQEDIQTMFSLVDQIIEERKASSAPEEVDLLARMLNGKDPETGEMLDDENIRYQIITFLIAGHETTSGLLSFALYFLLKNPESLQKAYEEVDQILVSESPQYEEVLQLPYIRMILSESLRLWPTAPGFDVYAKEDTVIGGKYPLKKGESCSILLPQLHRDREAWGEDAELFRPERFEDTTKVPHHAYKPFGNGERACIGMQFALYEATLVLGMVLKHFELIDYSDYELDVKQTLTLKPGDFRIQVKARAATQMMNKATVYAKEKPGPVVHKNIAGDSKTEDALAVEADSNPSLLVLYGSNLGTAEGIARELVEKGRSNGIPSTAASLNEWVGRLPRQGVVLIVTASYNGKPPQNATAFVDWLKEAESEETRDVNYAVLGCGDRSWSGTYQSIPRLMDEKLEKLGGKRLLSRGEADAGGDMEKQVEAWQHMLWPQVLNALGINAEVVKPSIPSTSRLQMEFVHKAAEMPLAQTYDASYATVLVNKELQEMGSGRSTRHIEVLLPKDMTYREGDHLGVLPSNQPQNVDRVLSRFGLSGDVHVQLTSDTKHLTHLPLNRPVKVQELLTQCVELQTPVTRTQLQELANHTVCPPHKRELEGMLDENSYRDYILAHRITMLDLLEKYEACELPFEKFIELLPPLKPRYYSISSSPRLNLEQASITVSVVKEPAWSGKGIYLGVASSYLANCQSGERILMFVRTPESEFVLSEEADVPMIMVGPGTGVAPFRSFLQARAVMKQRGLPLSEAHLFFGCRNDSDFIYRQDLEQYEREGIVKLHTAFSRAEGKPKTYVQDLMKEDSEQLVHMLMNNGRIYVCGDGSQMAPAVEVTLQQAYQEVQGATRQQAKDWLIQLQAEGRYVQDVWAGNKRTVETSACIY, encoded by the coding sequence ATGAATAATACACCTTACATACCACAGCCTAAAATGTATGGACCGCTTGGAAATCTGCCTTTGATTGATAAAAATAAACCAACGTTGTCACTAGGCGCACTGGCTGAACAGTATGGACCGATATATCGCCTTACCGTCCCCGGTTATTCCGGTTTAATCGTATCTGGGCCAGATCTTGTTGCTGAGTTATGTGATGTGTCCCGTTTTGACAAGTTTGTATACAATGAACTCGAAAACGTCCGTGCTTTTGGAGGCGATGGTTTATTCACTAGTAGAACATCAGAGCCCAACTGGAAAAAGGCCCATAACATTCTGCTTCCCACCTTCAGCAAACAGGCCATGAAAGGTTATCATCCCATGATGGTGGATATTGCCGAACAGTTAATCAACAAGTGGGCACGCCTCAATTCCAATGATACGATTGATCTTGCAGACGATATGACACGTCTTACGTTGGATACCATTGGACTATGTGGATTCAATTATCGGTTTAACAGCTTTTACAGACAGGATCACAGTCCTTTTATTGAGAGCATGGTTAGGGCGCTGAATGAAGCTATGCAGAAGAGCTCACGTTTGAAAATTCAGAATCTGCTTATGGTCAAAACCAAACGACAGTTCCAGGAGGATATTCAGACGATGTTCTCTCTGGTAGATCAGATTATAGAGGAACGTAAAGCGAGTTCAGCACCTGAAGAGGTCGACTTGCTCGCACGTATGCTGAATGGCAAAGATCCGGAGACAGGAGAAATGCTGGATGATGAGAACATCCGTTATCAGATTATTACATTTCTTATTGCCGGACATGAAACGACGAGTGGTTTGTTATCCTTTGCCTTATATTTTTTATTGAAAAATCCGGAATCGCTCCAAAAGGCGTATGAAGAGGTCGATCAGATATTGGTCAGTGAATCACCTCAATATGAAGAAGTTCTTCAGCTTCCCTATATTCGGATGATTCTAAGTGAATCGCTGCGTCTCTGGCCAACCGCTCCGGGATTTGATGTATATGCCAAAGAAGACACCGTTATAGGTGGCAAGTATCCCTTGAAGAAAGGGGAAAGTTGCAGCATTCTTCTGCCCCAGCTTCACCGTGACAGAGAGGCCTGGGGAGAGGATGCGGAACTTTTCCGTCCAGAGCGATTTGAAGATACGACGAAAGTGCCTCATCATGCTTATAAACCTTTTGGGAATGGGGAGAGAGCATGTATCGGCATGCAGTTTGCTTTATATGAAGCAACACTTGTGCTTGGCATGGTCCTCAAACATTTTGAACTGATCGATTATAGCGATTACGAATTGGATGTTAAACAGACGCTGACATTGAAGCCGGGAGACTTCCGGATCCAGGTGAAAGCGCGCGCGGCTACGCAAATGATGAATAAGGCTACTGTGTATGCAAAAGAGAAACCTGGTCCTGTTGTTCATAAAAATATAGCAGGTGACAGCAAGACGGAAGATGCCCTGGCCGTTGAGGCAGATAGTAACCCATCGTTGCTGGTATTATATGGTTCCAATCTGGGAACAGCAGAAGGCATTGCCCGAGAGCTTGTGGAGAAAGGCCGTTCGAACGGAATCCCAAGTACAGCAGCTTCTCTGAATGAGTGGGTTGGCCGGTTACCCCGACAGGGTGTCGTTCTCATCGTCACTGCGTCATATAACGGTAAACCACCGCAAAATGCTACGGCATTTGTAGACTGGTTGAAGGAAGCAGAGTCAGAGGAGACGAGGGATGTGAACTATGCCGTTCTGGGCTGTGGAGATCGAAGCTGGTCGGGAACATACCAGAGTATTCCGCGATTAATGGATGAGAAACTTGAAAAATTAGGTGGCAAACGACTGTTATCCCGCGGTGAAGCCGATGCCGGAGGTGATATGGAGAAACAAGTCGAGGCGTGGCAACATATGTTGTGGCCTCAGGTGCTGAATGCTTTGGGGATCAACGCGGAAGTTGTGAAGCCCTCCATACCAAGCACAAGCAGACTTCAAATGGAGTTTGTCCATAAGGCAGCTGAGATGCCGCTTGCACAAACATATGATGCCAGCTATGCCACGGTATTAGTTAATAAAGAACTTCAGGAGATGGGAAGTGGGAGAAGCACACGTCACATTGAGGTGTTGCTTCCTAAAGATATGACTTATAGAGAAGGCGATCATCTCGGCGTGTTGCCTAGCAATCAGCCGCAGAATGTGGACCGGGTTCTGAGTCGGTTCGGATTAAGTGGAGATGTCCACGTTCAATTAACTTCGGACACGAAACACCTTACACATCTTCCCCTGAACCGTCCCGTCAAGGTACAAGAGTTGCTCACTCAATGTGTGGAACTGCAAACACCTGTTACCAGAACACAGTTGCAGGAGTTGGCTAATCATACGGTATGCCCCCCTCATAAGCGTGAACTGGAAGGCATGTTGGACGAAAACAGTTATAGGGATTATATTCTTGCCCATCGAATCACCATGTTGGACCTGTTAGAAAAGTATGAGGCGTGTGAGTTACCTTTTGAAAAATTCATTGAACTATTGCCTCCGCTTAAGCCCAGATATTATTCAATATCCAGCTCGCCAAGACTGAATTTGGAGCAAGCGAGCATAACCGTATCGGTAGTAAAAGAGCCTGCATGGAGTGGAAAGGGCATATACCTTGGCGTTGCTTCATCATACCTCGCCAATTGCCAATCCGGAGAACGTATACTGATGTTTGTACGGACGCCGGAATCCGAATTTGTTCTATCGGAAGAGGCTGATGTTCCCATGATCATGGTAGGACCGGGAACGGGGGTTGCACCGTTCAGAAGTTTCCTCCAGGCAAGAGCTGTCATGAAACAAAGAGGTTTGCCACTGAGTGAGGCGCATTTGTTCTTTGGGTGCAGGAATGATTCAGATTTCATCTATCGTCAGGATCTAGAACAATACGAACGAGAAGGGATCGTTAAGTTACACACTGCTTTTTCTCGTGCGGAAGGCAAGCCCAAAACGTATGTACAGGATCTGATGAAAGAGGATTCCGAGCAGTTGGTTCATATGCTCATGAACAATGGAAGAATCTACGTATGTGGAGATGGAAGCCAGATGGCTCCTGCGGTGGAAGTGACTTTGCAGCAGGCGTATCAAGAGGTGCAGGGAGCAACGAGGCAGCAAGCGAAAGACTGGCTCATTCAGCTTCAGGCGGAAGGACGATATGTGCAAGACGTATGGGCCGGTAATAAACGAACGGTTGAAACCTCTGCATGTATCTATTAA
- a CDS encoding carboxypeptidase M32, protein MTTLERLDSTLKQHIEKIEHYKQVQTLLAWDARTGAPKKGASYAARAKATLAGELFRLQTDSDFGLRLEEETRNENIDELTGRIIAEHLKAYKRWSAIPIEEYQTFVHQQGLANAAWLEARAANDFSIFAPHLKQIFDASLKFAGYWGYEQHVYDPLVQQFDPDLDTVTLNRIFSELKSALLPLIRRVVASSKQPDTSIFTRPFPLEEQRQLGIELLDAIRYDFDAGQFGATVHPFSSAINPYDARLAAKFVENDVRVSLWSALHEGGHSLYTQNINPDLIHTGLGIFTSYGIHESQSIFYEKFIGRHKGFWENNYLSLQKIKPETFGHVNLDEFYFALNAVKPTFNRFEADELTYNLHLIIRYELEQAIIAGEVDYEELPDAWNDKYEEYLGVRPPTHLDGILQDGHWSAGFGLFPSYTLGFVYAAQLHEAIRRDLPDYDHLIESDNIETITGWLTTHVHQFGKSKSADELIQSITGKGIDSAPLIQYLTNKYEQLYEL, encoded by the coding sequence ATGACCACACTCGAACGTCTGGACTCTACGCTTAAGCAGCACATCGAAAAAATAGAGCACTATAAGCAGGTTCAAACCCTGCTCGCCTGGGATGCCCGCACAGGAGCACCCAAAAAAGGCGCTTCATACGCTGCACGTGCCAAAGCGACCTTAGCGGGAGAGCTATTTCGTTTACAAACGGATTCGGATTTTGGTTTAAGACTGGAGGAAGAAACACGGAATGAGAACATTGACGAATTAACCGGTAGAATCATTGCGGAGCACTTGAAAGCATATAAACGATGGAGCGCGATTCCCATTGAAGAATATCAGACGTTTGTTCATCAACAAGGTCTTGCTAATGCCGCTTGGCTCGAAGCGAGAGCCGCCAATGATTTCTCCATTTTCGCACCGCATTTGAAGCAAATCTTTGATGCCAGCTTGAAGTTCGCCGGTTATTGGGGGTACGAGCAACATGTATATGATCCACTCGTGCAGCAATTCGACCCTGATCTGGATACCGTCACATTAAACCGCATTTTCAGTGAACTGAAATCCGCTCTGTTACCTCTGATCCGCCGTGTTGTGGCTTCCTCCAAGCAACCGGATACATCCATCTTCACTCGTCCTTTCCCGTTAGAAGAGCAAAGACAGCTTGGCATTGAACTGTTAGATGCCATTCGATACGATTTTGATGCCGGGCAATTCGGTGCCACTGTCCATCCATTCAGTTCTGCCATTAATCCATACGATGCTAGGCTTGCAGCCAAGTTTGTAGAGAATGATGTTCGTGTTTCCCTGTGGAGTGCTTTGCATGAAGGCGGGCACTCGCTCTATACGCAGAATATTAATCCCGACTTGATTCATACCGGACTGGGCATCTTCACTTCGTATGGCATTCATGAGTCACAATCGATCTTCTATGAGAAATTCATTGGCAGACATAAAGGATTCTGGGAAAACAACTATCTCAGCTTGCAAAAAATCAAACCGGAAACGTTCGGCCATGTAAATCTGGATGAGTTTTATTTTGCATTAAATGCAGTGAAACCAACGTTTAACCGCTTTGAAGCAGACGAGCTTACCTACAACCTGCATCTTATTATTCGGTATGAGCTGGAACAGGCGATTATCGCTGGAGAAGTGGATTATGAAGAGTTACCTGATGCGTGGAATGATAAATACGAGGAATATTTGGGGGTTCGTCCCCCTACCCATCTGGATGGAATTTTACAAGATGGACATTGGAGTGCCGGGTTTGGTTTGTTTCCATCCTATACGCTAGGTTTTGTGTATGCAGCACAGTTGCATGAAGCGATTCGCCGCGATCTTCCCGATTATGATCATCTGATTGAATCGGACAATATCGAGACAATTACCGGATGGCTAACGACTCATGTTCATCAATTTGGTAAATCCAAATCGGCGGATGAGCTAATTCAGTCTATCACTGGGAAAGGAATTGACTCCGCTCCATTGATCCAATATTTGACCAACAAATATGAGCAACTCTATGAGCTATGA
- a CDS encoding ABC transporter substrate-binding protein: MMRNRTKPALIMILAFLLLAGCASGAQDQNTQAASATGDNPSQQTGTEVKAGGTLNVGYPTQPVTLDAHVSSNTAVKDISREIYEQLVTLDKDAQVIPLLAESYEISEDKLSYTFHLRQGVKFHNGKLLQAEDVVASLNRWIKLSSHGKANFVGAEAKETDPSTVVLQLKTPFLLTLQLLADPIPAAAIYPKEVVDEADDKGIKSYIGTGPFQLEEWKQDQYIHLKKYDDYAARTEPSNGAGGKKEALVDDLYFRFVTDESTRLAGITSGEYDIALNISVDNEEQIAGNPELQTFLSPGGMIGYFYNSNDGLFKNVKLRQAVNAIQNADDILTSAFRDPQFYVKTSSLVLPEYPNWYSEAGKEAYSQANADKAKQLLQEAGYNGEEIKIFTTRDYVDQYNVAVVLQQELESIGIKVKLDVYDWPTLQEKLGTGTGWDIYPMSYAFRPTFYQYSFWGGGAGLLKSEKLNELLQGIRTSESVEAARPLIDELQQFVWTEVPFSQIGHTKQVTALSKNISGFQNILGPIFWNTTNNK, encoded by the coding sequence ATGATGAGAAATCGAACCAAACCTGCATTAATCATGATTCTGGCATTCCTGCTTCTGGCTGGCTGCGCATCGGGTGCACAAGATCAGAACACACAAGCGGCATCAGCAACGGGGGACAATCCATCCCAACAAACGGGTACTGAAGTCAAGGCGGGCGGGACGTTGAACGTGGGTTATCCAACACAACCGGTCACTCTGGATGCACATGTTTCTTCCAATACAGCGGTCAAGGATATTTCACGTGAGATCTATGAACAACTGGTGACATTGGACAAAGACGCACAGGTTATTCCACTTCTTGCTGAATCCTATGAGATTAGTGAAGACAAATTATCGTATACGTTTCATCTGCGACAAGGTGTGAAGTTTCATAATGGCAAGCTGCTACAGGCAGAGGACGTAGTGGCTTCCCTGAATCGCTGGATCAAGCTGTCCAGTCACGGGAAGGCGAATTTCGTAGGTGCAGAGGCGAAAGAAACCGATCCATCTACCGTCGTCCTGCAATTAAAGACACCATTTCTATTAACTCTGCAACTCCTAGCCGATCCGATTCCGGCAGCAGCTATTTATCCGAAGGAAGTCGTGGATGAGGCAGATGACAAGGGCATCAAATCCTACATCGGTACAGGTCCGTTTCAATTGGAGGAGTGGAAGCAGGACCAGTACATTCATTTGAAAAAGTATGATGATTATGCTGCCCGTACCGAGCCAAGTAATGGCGCCGGCGGCAAAAAGGAAGCGCTGGTCGATGACTTGTACTTCCGTTTTGTCACAGACGAGTCGACCAGATTGGCGGGAATTACGTCTGGGGAATATGACATTGCCTTAAATATCTCTGTGGATAACGAAGAGCAAATAGCAGGCAACCCGGAGCTGCAAACGTTCCTCAGTCCAGGAGGTATGATTGGCTATTTCTATAACAGTAATGATGGCTTGTTCAAGAACGTCAAGCTTCGTCAGGCTGTTAATGCCATACAGAATGCGGATGACATTCTGACGTCTGCATTCCGTGATCCACAATTCTATGTGAAGACGTCTTCGCTGGTCCTTCCGGAATATCCGAACTGGTACTCGGAAGCGGGCAAGGAAGCTTACAGCCAGGCTAATGCGGACAAGGCAAAGCAATTGCTTCAGGAGGCAGGTTATAACGGCGAAGAGATCAAAATTTTCACGACGAGAGATTATGTGGACCAATATAACGTAGCCGTTGTTTTGCAGCAGGAGTTGGAGTCGATTGGTATCAAGGTCAAACTGGATGTTTACGATTGGCCAACGTTGCAGGAAAAGCTCGGCACGGGTACAGGATGGGATATCTATCCAATGAGTTATGCATTCCGGCCTACGTTCTATCAATACTCGTTCTGGGGAGGCGGAGCAGGGCTGTTAAAAAGTGAGAAGCTAAACGAGCTGCTTCAGGGAATTCGCACGTCAGAATCGGTAGAAGCCGCAAGGCCGCTGATTGATGAATTGCAGCAATTTGTATGGACCGAAGTTCCATTCTCTCAGATCGGACATACGAAACAGGTTACAGCGCTATCGAAAAATATCAGTGGATTCCAAAATATTTTGGGACCTATATTCTGGAATACAACCAACAACAAGTAG
- a CDS encoding ABC transporter permease produces the protein MGGYIVRRLLSLIPVLFVVAIVVFSIIHVTPGDPAAILLGEEATKADIDELRSKMGLDRPIYEQFGIWMLGLLSGNLGESIFLDKPVTEAFFERLAPTLSLAIIAQVIGVFLALFLGITAVKRRGTIVDQSVMGFSMLGISIPSFLLGSLLVMFFSVKLRWLPVAGYQPLSEGVWQHIKYLLLPGLVLGIIQAALITRMTRSSILDVMSGNFIKTAKAKGVKEKTIVYTHALRVAFIPILTVIGESFGGLVTGAAVIETLFNIPGVGQLIVNSISRRDYSVIQGSVLLVTVAYVFVNLIVDLLYGLVDPRVRLSKK, from the coding sequence ATGGGTGGATATATCGTTCGGCGGTTATTATCCTTGATTCCGGTTTTGTTTGTCGTCGCCATCGTTGTGTTCTCCATCATTCATGTCACACCCGGAGATCCGGCTGCCATTCTGCTGGGGGAAGAGGCCACAAAGGCGGACATTGATGAATTAAGAAGCAAAATGGGGTTGGACAGACCAATCTATGAGCAATTTGGCATTTGGATGCTGGGACTGTTATCGGGCAATCTGGGGGAATCCATCTTTCTGGACAAGCCTGTGACGGAAGCATTTTTTGAAAGGCTGGCGCCCACATTATCCCTCGCAATCATTGCACAGGTGATTGGTGTTTTTCTTGCCTTGTTTCTAGGCATTACAGCGGTTAAACGAAGAGGCACGATCGTGGATCAATCGGTGATGGGGTTCTCCATGCTTGGTATTTCAATTCCGAGTTTTCTGCTGGGATCACTATTGGTCATGTTCTTTAGTGTAAAGCTACGCTGGCTACCGGTTGCAGGATATCAGCCGCTAAGCGAAGGGGTGTGGCAGCATATCAAATACCTGCTGTTACCAGGCCTTGTGCTCGGCATCATTCAGGCAGCACTTATTACCCGGATGACGAGATCGTCCATTCTCGATGTGATGTCCGGCAATTTTATCAAGACCGCGAAAGCCAAGGGAGTCAAAGAAAAAACGATCGTATATACACATGCGTTACGCGTTGCATTCATCCCCATTCTAACGGTAATTGGGGAATCATTCGGTGGGCTGGTAACAGGTGCAGCAGTCATTGAAACGTTGTTCAATATTCCGGGCGTTGGTCAACTCATCGTGAATTCAATTAGTCGAAGAGATTATTCAGTTATTCAGGGGTCGGTACTGCTGGTTACCGTGGCTTATGTGTTCGTGAATCTGATTGTTGATTTGTTATACGGTTTGGTCGATCCGCGGGTTCGATTAAGCAAGAAATAA